The region CGGCAGCGGTTCACAACGGCGCACGAACTGGGGCACCTGGTACTCCATCCCGCGCGCCGCAACGGGCTGGACGGCAAGCGCGCAGAGAGCGAGGCCCACCGGTTCGCCGGCGCCTTCCTGCTGCCGCGGGAGCGTGCGGAAGAAGCGTTCACGGGGCCCCTAATGCTGAGGGAGTTCGCCGCACTCAAAAAGCGGTGGGGTATCTCAATCCAGGCCCTCATCAACCGTGCCTACGATCTCGGGCACATCGACCAGGCCCGCCGAGAAAGTCTCTACAAGCAGCTCGGCGCCCGAGGGTGGAGGACGAACGAGCCTGTTGTGGTCCACGCGGAGCAGCCGACCCTGATGAGGGCAATGCTCGGTCGCAAGTACGGCGAGCCGCCGTCCCTGCTCCAGGCTTCCGAGGAACTAGGACTCCACCCCGTGCTCATGCGCTCCCTGGCGCCAGACGTCGCGATCGACCCAGCGCCTCGTGCAGTCGCCAATGTCATCAACCTCGGTGACCGCCGCCGTCAGAGCTCCCGCCTCCAGGCTCTCTAGTCACTGGTCGGCTCCTGATCCACGTGGTGATTGGCAGCGCTGGCGACGCAGGCCACTGACGCCGAGTACTAGTGAAGGGCGCCGGTCTACCGGCGCCCTTCACTGTTCTCTCGCTCGATGCGGCACGAGGTGCTGGATATGGACCAAAAAGGTACCCAGACGCTAGCGATGGGTTTACACATCCTCAGCGCTAGCAGAAACCGCGAGGGACCTAAAAAGAACATCAACTTCGCCAGATGGCACTTCTGGGCCACCTAGTTCAAGTTGAATACGGGGCACCTTAGGTTTGATTCCCTTCCGAAATGCTCGATCCTCTTCTCTCGCCAGTATCGCAAGTGCAGTTCGGGATACGTCAAGCCTGCACTTGAGGAGATGCTCCAAGTCGCTTGTTACCCAATCCCAATTCCGGAAAGGATCCTCCTCTATACGGCTAGCGAGTTCAGCATCCAGCAGTTCAACATCAAGAACCTCCTTAGCGGTTCGCGTCAGCCCGATCTCGCGGAATACTCCGGGCTGATCCACTAAGGCTGCATGTACGGCATCACTGAAGCCGAGTAGGCCCGATGCGCCCTGCACTTGAACATCCCACTCTTCCCACATCAGCGCGACTGCCAAGCGAAGACCTTCGATCATCTCTGCGTATGGCTCCGGGAACACTCGATTTTCAGTGAGGTCACCTAAAGTTCCAGCCATATCTGAAATCGAATCGAGCGCGTCTCCAAAAGTCTCAAATTGGATCTGATCCAGTAGCGGAAACAAAATAGCTACGCTCGCCTCGAACCAAACTGCAACCTCCATCGCGTTCGTATCAGGAACAGCGTACCTGTCCGCTTGGTATATGAGAGCGCGTGTAAGGTCTCGGAACGCCTCCACGAGATCATTTATGGCGGGCTGTCCGCCAACTTGCCTCATAATCTCGTCTAGCCTGTAATCGAATGTCGCCCTAAGTTTCTCCAGGAGCAATGATGCACAGCCATCCAATGAATTTCTTAAAGAGTCTTCCTCGAAAGAGAAGAGGGATTGCTGGTATTCCAATTCAGGGGGGCGCCCTCGCTCGCAGATTAAAGCTAGGTCGCCGATAGAGTCAGTATTTTTAATCACATCGAGACACGCCATAGACTCGCGGGCAAGGTGGTGCACTAGGAAATCTCGCTGACTGGGATCTGCCAAGTCAAGTAAGTCGATAGAGGTCGAATGCGTTCGTTCTACCCAAGTCCCAGTTAGGCGGCCCAGCGCATTACTGAGGTCGGTCATTGAATGCGACCTCAGCCGTCTCGCTAGGTCAACGCTGCTAGATCCCCTGGAACTGGATACCGCAAGCATCGACAGGAACAACTGCTCGAATGAAGACAGGGAGTTGAAGGATTTCTCCCAAATCTCCTTAGGGTCTTGTAGTGCTGCGTCAAGTGCGTCGATTATCTCGTGCCCCGACTTGAAGCCGCGCCTAGCAGTGACGAGCTCGATGATACGAGGCGAGTAATTGCGGTGGGCGGATATTCGGTGCC is a window of Streptomyces sp. NBC_00271 DNA encoding:
- a CDS encoding restriction endonuclease, encoding MNAPDYDFKELSPYDFEALARDLLSRHEGITFSTYAIGRDGGIDLRAKDHRGVHVAQCKHTPEARRGKLLTHARKEKEKIDNSGVSLGRYLFLTTADISPGLEDDLLEILDGLADTVEVHGRGWLNALLSEHPKVERRHFKLWLKSSMAVSEMLRGGVFLRGHSRVSKIKRNYMRFVHHVGCENAERALADTGVAIISGAPGSGKTAIAEYLILQWWRRGYRVIVDPRTVDSWWGWLEDDVPTIFFFDDAWGQTRLHDFASSHYEKDFAEFLASVLEKRLHGVVGENYEKVVVITSRSLIMHDLLRSSDSTSHLFEGLPDSIVRVEKLPHEVRARILFNHVNSAFADQRMRDELATGNWWHRISAHRNYSPRIIELVTARRGFKSGHEIIDALDAALQDPKEIWEKSFNSLSSFEQLFLSMLAVSSSRGSSSVDLARRLRSHSMTDLSNALGRLTGTWVERTHSTSIDLLDLADPSQRDFLVHHLARESMACLDVIKNTDSIGDLALICERGRPPELEYQQSLFSFEEDSLRNSLDGCASLLLEKLRATFDYRLDEIMRQVGGQPAINDLVEAFRDLTRALIYQADRYAVPDTNAMEVAVWFEASVAILFPLLDQIQFETFGDALDSISDMAGTLGDLTENRVFPEPYAEMIEGLRLAVALMWEEWDVQVQGASGLLGFSDAVHAALVDQPGVFREIGLTRTAKEVLDVELLDAELASRIEEDPFRNWDWVTSDLEHLLKCRLDVSRTALAILAREEDRAFRKGIKPKVPRIQLELGGPEVPSGEVDVLFRSLAVSASAEDV